A genomic stretch from Deltaproteobacteria bacterium HGW-Deltaproteobacteria-18 includes:
- a CDS encoding phosphatidylglycerophosphatase A has translation MPEKTKDKGNWLETLPLNLATLGAAGRMPKAPGTWGSLVAAFLAPFLFLPLPIWGRIAILLLLFPLGSWCAGRAEKSLCCKDPSCVVLDELWGQWITLLPLAASDTLWIIPAFVFFRLFDIIKPWPVRASERWLPGGWGIMIDDGLAGLYAMMALLACRALF, from the coding sequence ATGCCTGAAAAAACAAAGGACAAAGGGAACTGGCTCGAAACGCTGCCGCTGAACCTGGCCACCCTCGGTGCGGCCGGACGCATGCCCAAGGCCCCCGGTACATGGGGCTCCCTGGTCGCGGCGTTCCTCGCGCCTTTTCTCTTTCTGCCGCTGCCGATCTGGGGCCGCATTGCCATCCTGCTGCTACTCTTCCCGCTGGGTAGCTGGTGCGCTGGCCGGGCCGAAAAGAGCCTGTGCTGCAAGGACCCTTCCTGCGTGGTACTGGATGAGCTTTGGGGACAGTGGATCACGCTGCTGCCGCTGGCCGCGTCGGACACACTTTGGATCATTCCGGCCTTTGTGTTCTTCCGGCTTTTCGACATCATCAAACCCTGGCCGGTACGGGCCTCGGAACGCTGGCTGCCCGGCGGCTGGGGAATCATGATCGACGACGGGCTGGCTGGACTTTACGCAATGATGGCGTTGCTCGCATGCCGCGCCCTGTTCTGA
- the maf gene encoding septum formation protein Maf, which produces MSKGPLSQGPFRVRRPLLLASASPRRQALLAGQGLGFEVVPSALKEPAPEPGEAPADYAARMARIKGQDIAARHPDKVVVSADTIVVEGTNILGKPRNPDDALAMLSSLSGRWHQVMTGFCVLHHGDGISLCQTVTTRVHMADNSRAMLQAYIGTGEPMDKAGAYGIQGIGAFLVDEVQGSYTNVVGLPLRSVLNCLLEIGAIGVADA; this is translated from the coding sequence ATGAGCAAAGGCCCACTGAGCCAGGGACCCTTTCGTGTCCGCAGGCCCCTGCTCCTGGCCTCGGCCTCGCCCCGGCGGCAAGCGCTCCTGGCCGGGCAGGGCCTCGGATTCGAGGTCGTGCCCAGCGCCCTGAAAGAACCGGCCCCCGAACCGGGAGAGGCCCCGGCGGACTACGCGGCCCGCATGGCCCGCATCAAGGGCCAGGACATCGCGGCCAGACATCCGGACAAGGTGGTCGTGAGCGCCGATACCATCGTGGTCGAGGGCACGAACATCCTGGGCAAGCCGCGAAATCCCGATGACGCGCTGGCCATGCTCTCTTCGCTCTCAGGGCGCTGGCACCAGGTCATGACCGGCTTTTGCGTGCTTCATCACGGCGACGGGATCTCACTTTGCCAAACGGTGACCACACGGGTCCACATGGCCGATAATTCCCGGGCCATGCTCCAGGCCTACATCGGCACGGGCGAACCCATGGACAAGGCCGGGGCCTATGGGATCCAGGGTATCGGCGCTTTTCTGGTCGACGAGGTGCAGGGCTCCTACACTAACGTGGTCGGCCTGCCGCTACGCTCGGTTCTCAATTGCCTGCTCGAAATCGGCGCCATCGGAGTAGCTGATGCCTGA
- a CDS encoding 2-oxoglutarate dehydrogenase yields MSHFDIIVIGAGPGGYAAALLASQRGKNVALIEKQNLGGTCLNWGCIPTKIYLGATAHLEGLSAQSRLRLCSGSVQMDMGALKKRKNAFVAATHKAMSCCLTTNGVALFQGQASLLNKNTLRITGETEQTLGFDTLIIAAGSTTNWFPGLEPDHARILDSTDLLDLDEAPASLAVIGAGAIGLEMADFWHRLGTSIHVIEAAPRIAPAEDEEIAQTLHGMLKRKKWNIVTGKRVAGLVNEGESVMVRLEDGTEIRVEKALVAVGRKPNTPGLGLENANIALTGGGWVTTDDFLRAAPNIYAIGDVNGRTLLAHAAEHQGRHAVLHALGETNAPYNPGPIPGCIYGSIEVMRAGHTAAELAAKGKAVKVSRANLGANPISQAHGQAQGLVKIAWVDGVVHGVTAVGHGASHLVTLAEIMVRDRWTAHTAHEHIFAHPTLDEALRDALIAPPEDK; encoded by the coding sequence ATGAGCCATTTTGACATCATTGTCATAGGAGCAGGTCCGGGCGGTTATGCCGCAGCTCTGCTCGCCAGTCAAAGAGGAAAAAACGTCGCCCTCATCGAGAAGCAAAACCTCGGCGGGACATGCCTCAACTGGGGATGCATCCCCACCAAGATCTATCTTGGAGCCACAGCCCACCTGGAGGGACTGAGCGCCCAGTCGCGCCTGCGCCTGTGCAGCGGCTCCGTGCAGATGGACATGGGGGCGCTCAAAAAACGAAAGAACGCCTTTGTCGCGGCGACCCACAAGGCCATGTCCTGCTGCCTCACTACAAATGGGGTCGCCCTGTTCCAAGGTCAAGCCTCCCTGCTGAATAAAAACACGCTGCGCATCACCGGCGAGACCGAACAGACCCTGGGCTTCGACACGCTGATCATCGCCGCAGGCTCCACCACGAACTGGTTTCCCGGACTTGAACCCGACCACGCGCGGATTCTCGATTCCACCGATCTTCTTGATCTCGACGAAGCGCCCGCAAGCCTAGCGGTCATCGGGGCGGGGGCCATCGGCCTTGAAATGGCCGACTTCTGGCACCGTCTGGGGACTTCAATCCATGTCATCGAAGCCGCACCCCGCATCGCCCCTGCCGAAGACGAAGAAATCGCGCAAACCCTCCACGGCATGCTCAAGCGCAAAAAATGGAACATCGTCACGGGCAAACGCGTGGCCGGGCTCGTCAATGAAGGCGAATCGGTCATGGTCCGGCTGGAGGACGGCACGGAAATCCGAGTCGAGAAAGCCCTGGTTGCCGTCGGACGAAAGCCGAACACTCCCGGCCTAGGGCTCGAAAACGCAAACATTGCCCTGACCGGCGGCGGCTGGGTCACCACCGACGACTTCCTGCGGGCAGCGCCAAACATCTACGCCATCGGCGACGTCAATGGCCGCACCCTGCTGGCCCACGCCGCCGAGCATCAGGGACGCCACGCCGTGCTGCACGCCCTGGGCGAAACCAACGCGCCATACAATCCCGGCCCCATCCCGGGCTGCATCTATGGATCCATTGAAGTCATGCGCGCCGGCCACACCGCCGCCGAACTGGCGGCCAAGGGCAAGGCCGTGAAAGTTTCCCGCGCCAATCTCGGCGCCAACCCGATCTCCCAGGCCCACGGCCAGGCCCAGGGTCTGGTCAAGATCGCCTGGGTGGATGGGGTCGTGCATGGCGTGACCGCCGTCGGCCATGGCGCATCCCATCTTGTCACGCTGGCGGAGATCATGGTCCGCGATCGCTGGACCGCTCACACGGCGCACGAACACATCTTCGCCCACCCCACCCTGGACGAAGCCCTGCGCGACGCGCTCATCGCCCCGCCGGAGGACAAATGA
- the hrpB gene encoding ATP-dependent helicase HrpB, whose amino-acid sequence MPPLPIDAILPELARTLTSKTACLVHASPGSGKTTRFPLALLGAPWLGRNKILMLEPRRLAARAAARHMAGLLGEKAGERVGYRTRLDIRVSGATRIEVVTEGILTRMLQHDPELSGYGCVIFDEYHERSLQADLGLALCLEVRSALRPDLRLVVMSATLDVTAVAELLAPCRILDCPGQPHEVQTRYLRPSGRFLEERMSRAIQHALATEPGSILAFLPGAREIRRTAELLENPGAGVEIHPLLGALTATEQDKAIAPPAPGTRKIVLATAIAETSLTIEGVRIVIDSGLSRLPRFDPKSSMTMLVTEPASLATVTQRRGRAGRTGPGVCFRIWDPSDEISRKPFPAPEMLEADLAPLALDLALWGTPDPGSLAWLTPPPHGHYKSALHLLRSLNAVDDKGRITPHGRELALLPLHPRLGHMVLTARKHGLAPTAAYLAAILGEPGRSMRGSSDLRDTLRIHPHSLSRKDTLRASMEQIARLASVVLEQPDPEAAGILTALAYPDRIARRQDDGSYRLTSGRKAVWPGPSALAGNEFLAIADLDGDAAGAKIWQSAPLSWTQLQAHFGKQFREEDDVRFDPLKDRVVSLRKIMLDTLCVREKKLLPDSETVTRVLLQGQKDLSSLNWSEDCKNLRDRIRFLRGLDPESWPDVSDEALLHGLDDWLGPFANGARSSADLGKIDLLQAIKAMIGWNKSRELDRLAPEFMTVPTGAKRKIDYSPESGPVLPVKLQEMFGCATTPTLADGRHALVLHLLSPAGRPLQVTRDLPSFWKNAYPLVRAEMRGRYPKHPWPEDPTTAIPTAKTKKATTPR is encoded by the coding sequence ATGCCCCCTCTCCCCATCGACGCGATCCTGCCCGAACTTGCACGCACCCTGACCTCAAAAACCGCCTGCCTGGTTCATGCCTCTCCGGGCAGCGGCAAAACAACGCGCTTCCCTCTGGCACTGCTCGGCGCTCCCTGGCTGGGCCGAAACAAGATTCTCATGCTCGAACCCAGACGCCTGGCCGCCAGGGCTGCGGCCCGTCACATGGCCGGCCTGCTGGGAGAGAAGGCCGGCGAGCGCGTGGGCTATCGCACCCGCCTCGATATCCGGGTTTCAGGCGCCACGCGGATCGAAGTGGTGACAGAGGGCATCCTGACCCGCATGCTGCAGCACGATCCAGAGCTCTCGGGATACGGTTGCGTCATTTTCGACGAATATCACGAGCGCAGTCTGCAGGCCGACTTGGGCCTGGCCCTGTGCCTGGAGGTCCGCTCCGCCCTGCGGCCGGACCTGCGCCTGGTGGTCATGTCCGCCACCCTGGACGTGACAGCCGTAGCCGAGCTTCTCGCGCCGTGCAGGATCCTTGACTGCCCTGGACAGCCGCATGAAGTTCAGACCCGCTATCTGCGCCCGTCCGGACGCTTCCTTGAAGAGCGCATGTCCCGCGCCATCCAACATGCCCTGGCCACGGAACCGGGCAGCATTCTGGCTTTCCTGCCCGGAGCCCGCGAAATCAGGCGCACGGCGGAGCTGCTCGAAAACCCCGGAGCCGGAGTCGAAATTCACCCCCTGCTCGGGGCCCTGACCGCCACCGAGCAGGACAAGGCCATCGCCCCGCCCGCTCCCGGCACGCGCAAGATCGTTCTGGCCACAGCCATTGCCGAGACATCCCTGACCATCGAAGGCGTGCGCATCGTCATCGACAGCGGACTCTCACGGCTGCCGCGCTTCGACCCCAAAAGTTCCATGACGATGCTGGTCACGGAACCGGCCTCCCTGGCCACCGTGACGCAGCGCCGGGGCCGGGCCGGACGCACCGGGCCCGGCGTCTGCTTCCGGATCTGGGACCCGTCCGACGAGATCAGCCGCAAGCCCTTCCCCGCTCCGGAGATGCTCGAAGCCGATCTGGCTCCGCTGGCGCTTGACCTGGCCCTGTGGGGCACGCCCGATCCAGGCTCCCTCGCCTGGCTCACGCCGCCCCCGCACGGACATTACAAAAGCGCGCTGCATCTGCTGCGAAGCCTCAATGCCGTAGACGACAAAGGACGCATCACCCCCCACGGCCGAGAACTGGCGCTTCTGCCCCTGCATCCGCGCCTGGGACACATGGTGCTCACGGCCAGAAAACACGGCCTCGCCCCCACCGCCGCCTATCTGGCCGCAATCCTGGGTGAACCGGGCCGAAGCATGCGCGGCTCCTCGGACCTGCGCGACACGCTCCGTATTCATCCCCATTCCCTTTCACGCAAAGACACCCTGCGTGCCAGCATGGAACAGATCGCACGGCTCGCCTCCGTCGTCCTGGAGCAGCCCGATCCCGAAGCCGCCGGAATCCTTACCGCCCTGGCCTACCCGGACCGCATCGCCCGCCGCCAGGACGATGGTTCCTACCGCCTGACCAGCGGCCGCAAAGCCGTATGGCCCGGACCGAGCGCCCTGGCCGGAAACGAATTTCTGGCCATCGCCGATCTGGACGGAGACGCGGCTGGAGCAAAAATCTGGCAGTCAGCCCCGCTTTCGTGGACCCAGCTTCAGGCGCACTTCGGAAAGCAGTTCCGGGAAGAAGACGACGTACGCTTCGACCCACTCAAGGACCGGGTCGTCAGCCTGCGTAAAATCATGCTTGATACGCTCTGCGTGCGGGAAAAAAAGCTGCTTCCCGATTCCGAAACCGTGACCAGGGTTCTTCTGCAGGGACAAAAAGACCTCTCGAGCCTGAACTGGAGCGAGGACTGCAAAAACCTCCGGGACCGGATCCGGTTCCTGCGCGGCCTGGACCCGGAGAGCTGGCCAGACGTGTCGGACGAAGCCTTGCTCCATGGCCTCGATGACTGGCTCGGTCCATTTGCGAACGGAGCACGCTCAAGCGCGGATCTGGGTAAAATCGACCTGCTGCAGGCGATCAAGGCCATGATAGGCTGGAACAAATCGCGGGAACTGGACCGCCTGGCACCGGAATTCATGACCGTACCCACCGGAGCAAAACGAAAGATCGACTACAGCCCCGAGTCCGGCCCCGTACTTCCGGTCAAATTGCAGGAAATGTTCGGCTGCGCCACCACCCCCACCCTGGCAGACGGACGCCACGCCCTGGTCCTGCACCTGCTCTCCCCGGCCGGACGCCCCCTGCAGGTCACCCGCGACCTGCCCTCGTTCTGGAAAAACGCCTACCCCCTCGTGCGCGCCGAAATGCGCGGACGCTACCCCAAACACCCCTGGCCCGAAGACCCGACCACAGCCATACCCACAGCCAAGACCAAGAAGGCCACGACGCCACGGTAA